CAGGGTGTCGATGGTTCGAGTCCATCGTGGGTCACCACTTTTGGAATATCTCACAACCTTCAAATGGCCCGTTGGTCAAGCGGTTAAGACACCGCCCTTTCACGGCGATTACGGGGGTTCGAATCCCCCACGGGTCACCATTCCCGGGCGATTAGCTCAGCCGGGAGAGCGCCTGCCTTACAAGCAGGATGTCGGCGGTTCGATCCCGTCATCGCCCACCATTTCCTTTGCTATGCGGCCCTGTGGTGTAGCGGTCTAACATGCCGCCCTGTCACGGCGGAGATCGACGGTTCAAATCCGTTCAGGGTCGCCATTTTTATTTGCCGCGGTAGCTCAGTCGGTAGAGCAGAGGACTGAAAATCCTCGTGTCGACGGTTCGATTCCGCCCTGCGGCACCAATAGATAAAGCTCTGTGCAGAAATGCGCAGAGCTTTATCTATTTAAAAGAATATTCAATTTATAGATTATCTAAACAGGATTTTACAAACGATTTGCAGAATAAGCAAGGTTGGGGGAGCGCTTCCAAGGGCCCCCATGGGAGGTGAGCTTAGGTGTATTCTCATTTTGAGTCAGAGCAGCAGACTCAATTTACTGCCGACCAGCCAGAAAGCTCAACGACGATAGATGGCTGCACAGACTTGCTTTTTCTCCATACTGAGGGCAAACCGAGAATTGATACTGGCGAAAAGAGCCACACGATTGAGGAAATGGCTCGACTCGACCGGCTGAATTTGATCGGCGAGATGGCGGCAAGTATTGGCCATGAGGTTCGCAATCCCATGACGACAGTTAGAGGTTTTTTGCAAATGCTACGCGCTAAAAAAGAATTGGCAAGCTTTGCATCTCATTTTGACTTAATGGTTGAGGAGCTTGATCGCGCCAATAGCATCATCAGCGAGTTTTTGTCCATCGCCAAGAACAAACCTAGTAATCAGAGTGCGGGCCGACTGGATGCGGTGGTTGACATACTCATGCCGATGTTGGATGCTGGCGCGTTAATGGCCGGCACGACGGTGATTTTTAAGGGTGGGCCTGTGCCGCCAATATTGATGGCAGAACGCGACATCCGACAATTGATTTTAAACTTGGTCAGGAATGCCTCTGAGGTTACGCCGCATGGTGGGCAAGTGAGCATTCGCACCTATGTAGAAGCAGGTCGGGTTGTGCTATCTATTGCCGACCAAGGGCCTGGCATTGCTCCGGAGGTACAGCACAAGCTGGGTACAGCCTTCTTTACCACCAAGGAAAAAGGAACCGGCATCGGGTTGGCGGTTTGCCGCCACATTGTCGAACGCCATCATGCCGATCTAGCGTTTCAAACAGGGCCGCAGGGAACGACGTTTTATGTCTTGTTTCCGATGGCAGAAACTAATGACCGCTGACAAAAAGGGTAGGGCTGCCACTATATAGATAACGGCTTCTCAGCTATTAGCTGAGAAGCCGTATTTTATTTTCCGACAGTTCTCTCGGCAGCTATATACGGCATAAGAATCATGGCTTAAACTAGGAGTCTTATGCTGTCACAAAGACCACCTGCATTTCTAATGCAGAGGTGGTCTTTGTTCTTTTTTCATGCATTTAACCGGATTTATTGATCATTAAACCATACAGAATCTACAAAATCAAAAAGAAAATATTTGTAAAAATTATCCTGTAATTCCTGGGGAGGTGGTTACCAAAAGTGCATAAGTTCCGGACTAAAAGTATATATATGGATGATTAGCGAGAGTAGTGGTTTGAGGTGTGTGTGAATACTATAGGAGGTAAGAAAATGAAAAAAATTGTATTAGTAGTCCTGTTGGTATGCGCTATGTCCAGCGTGGCCTTGGCCAGTCCGTTAACAGACTACTCCAAAGGAAATGCAGCGCTTGATATCAACTATCGGAATAACTCTACTTATGATGTTAATGCAGGAATCAATGGAGTTGGCAAAATCGGCGAGTCGTTTGATGGTAAGAACAATTTTGAATGGGGATTTACTTACGGTATTGGGAACAATTGGGCATTGCAATATCGTCAAGCAACTCCAAAAGGAACACTGAGCCTTATTGATGACAGCATTTCTCAACCTGAGGAGATGAGTAGGAGTTCATATATTACCGCAGCTAATGTAAATCTTGAGGCAAAAACCAGATTAGAAGAATATAACGTTTTGTATAAGCTGGATAAGAATTTCTCTCTGTTCACCGGTCTCGTAAAAGCATCTCCTAGATTCAAAGTAAATGCAGGAGTACAACTTGGGTGGGAAGATAATTACAGCGGCGATCTTGCAATTCAGGGTCATGATAAAAACATCTGGCAATTTGGTTTCGTGGCAAGCGCGCCGTTAGCCGACAAACTCACAGCCTACGGTCTTGCGTCTTTTGGTAGCGATTACCGTAACTGGGAAGCTGGCCTGGGCTATGAAATTGCCAAAAACTTAGAGTTAAACGTGAACTACCGTGATATGAAAGTTGATAACATGACCGTTGCAGGCATTTCGACTCCTGATGGAAATTTCGACGTCAAAACTGATACAAAAGTTAAGGGATGGGGCTTCGGCGTAACCTATAAATTCTGATTCTGTAACTCCACTCTCAAACTATACTCTCGCATTGCGCTCCGTAAGGAGCGTTTTTTTTGAGCAGCAGGAATTCTAAGTGCGAGGGAATAACGGGTTCTGGTTCTACCACAGAGTACACAGAGAGTGCGCCACGCAGAGGGATTCGGGTTATTTTGTATAATAAACCGTAGCCCTCTGCGGTTCCCTCTGCGATCTTTGCGTACTCTGCGGTTAACGATCCCCGTATTTCCTAGACCACCTCAGCAGTTTAACTGCGTTGGCTATCGATAAACTGCATGGGTAGTTTGTGGCGCCGGCTATTGATAACCGATCAGTAATATGGTATAGTAATAGTCGTCAACTCAATAGGTGCGGGCGTAGCTCAGTGGTAGAGTACCGGCTTCCCAAGCCGTGAAATTCCATATATGGGAAACAAAGGAAGCAAGAATATGCACAGTCCAGTGAAAGGACTGTGTTTTTTTATGGCTAAAAAAGGCAGTAAACTAATTGGTATTGAGCAAGACTTGAATCCGTTTTCTTTAATTATCGATTTCTTAAACGCTCGGAAAGCCCAAGGGATTACGAGTTTTACCCTATCTAGTCTTAGAAGTGCACTTACACAGTTTTTTACGGCGTACAAGGGTAATATTAGAAATGACCAGAAACTCAATCAGGCGGTAACAATTTTCTTGTCTGATAAAAAAGCGGGGTATTATAACAAGTTATTGCAAGCGTTACGACAGTTCTTTGACTATTGTATCTGTGAACAAATTCTAAAGCGGAATCCCTGCGAGGGCATTCGTTTCAAAAGAGAGACGGCAAGAATTGTTCAGCATGACCAGTCTGTAATACGAGCATTGCTTACCTTACCCGACCAGTCTACGTTTGCTGGCCTGAGGGACTACGCTTTTATCTTGACCATGCTTGATACAGGGATTCGACCTAATGAACTGTTGCAAATCTGCATAAGAGACGTTGACTTAATTAATGTCCAGCTAATCGTTCGTGAAGAGTATTCAAAGACTAGGCAAATGAGAACATTGCCAATATCAATACAAACCGTACAGGTAATCAAAAGGTTAATTTATGCCCGACATGAAGACTGGAGCATGGATACTCCTGTATTCTCCAGTTTTAGCGGTAATAGATTAACGAGTCATAATTTCCAAGAAAGATTTCGACAGTATTCAAAGCAGTTAGGGGTTAATATTACGCCTTATCACTTACGCCACGTCTTTGCTTTGTGGTTCATTAGAAATGGCGGGAATCTATTTGCCTTACAGAAGATTATGGGACATACAAAGTTGGATATGACCAGAAACTATGTCGAGTTGGTTCAAGCGGATATTAAAGCCAGTCATGAGAAGGCCTCCCCTTTAAGCAATATCTTTATAAGGAAAGACGTGGTTAGGAAGATTTAGTAATGATTGACATGTTTGTAAGGGGCAATTTAGAAAGATCTTTCTTAACAGGAAAATACAAATATGGTAAATATTTGACAATGACCGACAAGTAGTTTATAATATGTTTTGTAGGATACTCTATTTTTTGGTCGGTATTAGAATAATTGTGTACCTCAGATTTAAGGTTAACTGCCTTAAGTTTGAGGTCACTGTTGTAAATGGGCAAAAAATAAGAAAGGTCTTCTACAATTGACCTGGATTTGGTAAGTCTAGAGGAATATCCTTGTTCGAGACTATTGAATGTGTGAAAGCAACAGAAGAAAGGGGGGATTACTATGCGGTACAGCAGTTGTAGTTGCTATGTTCGGCAACTGACCTTGAGGCATCAATCGAATACAGCTTCTAAATTCACTAGTTACCTCGATTTAAGGGTGTTGCACCTTTAGATCGGGGTAGTTTGCATTTTAGGGGTATTTTAGAAGATCTTTGTAAAACGCAAGGATTTTAAATGCATACAGGCGGCTAAAGTGACGTTATACCAACTTCTTAGTTGAAAAAAATGCAATTAAAAATGGAGGGGATTAACAATGGTAGAAGTTGTAGATTCAATTATGGGTAGTGGCAAGACTTCCTTTGCAATTCAAATGATGAATGATAATCCAAGTAAAAAGTATATGTTTATTACACCGTATTTAGAGGAGGTAGGTAGGATTAAAGCGAGTTGTGTTGGCTTTGAAGAGCCAGATGACAAAAATGGGCAACGAAAAACTGATAGCTTAAATCAATTGATAACGGCAGGGAAAAGCATAGTTAGTACCCATGCGCTATTCAAGTTAATGACAAAGGAAACTATGAAATTACTCAAGAAATCGGATTACACCTTAATCCTTGACGAGGTACTTGAAGTAATATCAGTTGAAAATCTCCAAGACGATGATTTGAACATATTGTTAAAATCGAATTGTGCACATGTAGACCCCGCTACAGGATATTTAGTTTGGGATAAGGATTCACACAACGGTAGGTATGCTGATGTAAAAAGACTCTGCGAGACAAAGAATATTGAGGTCACCAATGACACTGCTTTAGTATGGGTGTTTCCTGATGATATCTTTAATTGTTTTAGTGAGACGTATATTTTGACGTACATGTTTGATGTGCAACTTCTAAGATATTACTTCGACCTAAAGGCAATTCTGTATGAGCGATTCCAACTGGTAAATAATGGGGGAAAATACAATCTAGTACCTCATAATGGTGACGATGGAGACACGAGCAAAATCAATATAAATATTCTTGGCGGTAAGAAAAACGAAATTGGAACATTGGGAACGGTGAAGAAAGGCAAGAGAGGACAGAATGTAAAGATTGATCCGTACTTCAATTTAAGTTGTAGTTGGTATGAAAAGGCAGATGCAAGTCAGTTGAAAAGAATTAAAAACAACACTGGAGGATATTTTAAGAATGACTTAAAGCTCACCAAGTGATCTGACCTTATGGGCAGTTTTCAAAGATTATCAAGTGAAAATAGAAGGAAATGGCTATAAAGGAGGGTTCGCGGCTTGGAATCAAAGAGCAACAAACAAGTATAAAGACAGAATAAACATAGCATATTTAGTCAACGTATTCATAAATCCAATGCTAAAAGCGTTCTTTAGAAACCATGGAATCGAGATAACTAGAGAGCAAGAGGAAAGGTATGCTCTATCATTGATGTTACAATTCCTTTTTAGATCAGCATTAAGGGAGGGTAAAACTGTCAATCTGTATATTCCAAGTTCTAGAATGAGGCATTTATTACAGGATTGGTTAGGGTTGCCAAGGACTGATTAATTTTAGAACTTTATAGGTTCTAAAATCAAATGAAAACCCAGTAATGGCAAGGGTTTGAGCAATTATCCCTTAAAAGAATAGAAGAATAGTTCACAACCTGTAAAAAAAACATGCCCGTAAGGGCATATTCCCTAAGCGATGTAGCAGGGCGTAAGCCCTGCGTAGCAGAGCGAAGGGAATTATCTTTCGCCATCAGTTACAAAGTTATGAACAATAAAGATTCAATACCTTGTACGCAAACTAAATGATGTATTGATACCCTCCTACGTCGGGTATAGGGCTTCGCCCTGATTTTGGCATACAAGTTATAATAAAGCTTGAATATGATTAATAAAGACCTACCTTGTACGCAAACTTTGTAGTAAATTATAGTTGGCTGTGCTAGTTATTTAGCTAACTAATGTAATTATAGATAGGGTAGGTACAACTCCAAGCCTATAGAATTACAACCTGTGATAACCTGTTTAAAAACTTGTTACCATATTGGGAACTTTATAAAACCTTACTAATAAAGCTAGCATTATAAACAGAGTACCTAATAAAACCTAAGTAAAAACAAACACTAGAACTGAATAAGTTGATTGCTCATCTCACCGATGGCGAATGTATGAATATGCTCAAGTATCGTATAGACTTAGAGATTCAGAAAACTCCATAAGAAATATTACTTATTCTACTTAATAATGCATTGGTATAAATAAAAACAGGCTGTTACGCCTGTTCTATTTCTTTCACATGATTGTAAAAGGTATTCTTTTTAGTCCCTGTCAGCTTCATCGCTTCTACTGCTGTTATCTCTTTCGCTTTCCAGCGTTTGTAAACTTCTTTGAACTTGTCGCTGATATTGATCTTAGGTCTGCCATATGCTCGGCCTTCTTTAAGTGCTAAATCAATTCCTTCACGTTGCCTCTGCTTGATCGTATCTCGCTCTAGCTGGCTAAGAGCCGCAAATACTGACAACATGAATTTGCCTTGTGGTGTACTTGTGTTAATATTCTCTTTCAAACTGATAAGACTTACGCTCTTGGCTGTTAGCTGTTCAACGATCTTTAGGAAGTCTAGTGTATTTCTAGCTAGTCTACTGATTGACTCAATATAAATAGTGTCACTTTGTCTGGCAAATTCGAGCATTGCCTTAAGCTGTGGTCTGTTGGTGTCTTTACCTGATACTTTCTCTTCAAAGACTTTTTCTATATTGTGTGCTTTCAATGCTTCATGCTGTCTGCCAGTGTTTTGTTCAACTGTTGAAACTCTTATGTAGGCAATATTCATTTTATAAAACCTCCTACGCTAACTGTTGTTTTCAGAGTAACAAGGAAGTTTATAAAAGTCAACAACAATTTACAAACGTTTATAAAATTCTTCAATAAGTTTAATAAACGTAAATTGAGCATGTTACTCACTGTTTAAAAAAGTACACATTTTAGGACGTGTGACACATATGTAAATAATAACTTACAGATTCAAGTATATTTTCCTGAAAGAGTTTTCTGGTTTTAAACTATAGGTTAGCAACTCTGTTAGCATTTTCTACTTACTTTAGTTAGATAGATCTTTATTTATAATGATTTTAACGTAAAATGCAAAGATATATAAAATATTCTAAATAAATCGACTTTAAAAGAGGATATTCGAGTACTGTGTGATATTTTAATAACAGTATTCTTTTTTTGTGTTTTGTGGATTAGATAGGAGGGATATAATGATAGAATCTATTGACCAAAAACATGATAAATTAGTAAAAAGCAGAGGAATGTTGCTGGAGTATTCCGCACAATCTTTAACTGAAAGTGATACTCGTAGCAAAATAATTGATTATATTTTTAGAGATATCTTAGGTTGGGACGAAAATTGTATCAAGAGAGAAGAAAGTATCAAAAGTGAAGAAAATACAAAGTACATAGATTACTGTTTTGAATCAAATAAAAATAGTTTTATAATTGAAGCTAAAAAAGCGGGTATTTATTTTAATTTGCCCAATCAAGTGAAAAGATGTAAAAGAACAGGCATAATTTCTAAAGATAACAATACTCTTAAAGCATTAAATCAGGCATATGAATACTGTGTTTTTAATAATAAAAAAATAGGGTGTATTTCTAATGGATTGCAATTTGCTGTATTTCTTATAAATAGCCATAAAAGAAAATATGACACGTATCTTTTTAATGGGATAGATGACATTATTAACAACTTTACTAATTTTTTTAATATATTTTGTCCATACTTAGACGGAGTTGATAGTTTATGCAAACTGCTAGATGACGCTGATAAGCCGATACGTCAATTGCCACAATTCAGTAAGAGTATGAATGATATAACCTACAACGCTGATGCTAGAATGAATCGAAATCAATTAGACATAAGCATTAAACAAATAATTAATCACTTTTTTACTGATTTAGTATCTGATGATAAATTAGATTTATTAGAAGAATGTTATTGCATAAATGAACGAATCCCACAATATGATAAACAGTTAACCGATCTAATAATTGATGAAATCCCACGGTTAGATTTGCCGATACAAGATTCGGATTTCTTTGATGAAGATTTTAGAAGGCAAAAAAAGGCTTTTATTGAGGATTATAAGAAATCTG
The genomic region above belongs to Anaerosporomusa subterranea and contains:
- a CDS encoding ATP-binding protein, which produces MYSHFESEQQTQFTADQPESSTTIDGCTDLLFLHTEGKPRIDTGEKSHTIEEMARLDRLNLIGEMAASIGHEVRNPMTTVRGFLQMLRAKKELASFASHFDLMVEELDRANSIISEFLSIAKNKPSNQSAGRLDAVVDILMPMLDAGALMAGTTVIFKGGPVPPILMAERDIRQLILNLVRNASEVTPHGGQVSIRTYVEAGRVVLSIADQGPGIAPEVQHKLGTAFFTTKEKGTGIGLAVCRHIVERHHADLAFQTGPQGTTFYVLFPMAETNDR
- a CDS encoding outer membrane beta-barrel protein gives rise to the protein MKKIVLVVLLVCAMSSVALASPLTDYSKGNAALDINYRNNSTYDVNAGINGVGKIGESFDGKNNFEWGFTYGIGNNWALQYRQATPKGTLSLIDDSISQPEEMSRSSYITAANVNLEAKTRLEEYNVLYKLDKNFSLFTGLVKASPRFKVNAGVQLGWEDNYSGDLAIQGHDKNIWQFGFVASAPLADKLTAYGLASFGSDYRNWEAGLGYEIAKNLELNVNYRDMKVDNMTVAGISTPDGNFDVKTDTKVKGWGFGVTYKF
- a CDS encoding tyrosine-type recombinase/integrase, which produces MHSPVKGLCFFMAKKGSKLIGIEQDLNPFSLIIDFLNARKAQGITSFTLSSLRSALTQFFTAYKGNIRNDQKLNQAVTIFLSDKKAGYYNKLLQALRQFFDYCICEQILKRNPCEGIRFKRETARIVQHDQSVIRALLTLPDQSTFAGLRDYAFILTMLDTGIRPNELLQICIRDVDLINVQLIVREEYSKTRQMRTLPISIQTVQVIKRLIYARHEDWSMDTPVFSSFSGNRLTSHNFQERFRQYSKQLGVNITPYHLRHVFALWFIRNGGNLFALQKIMGHTKLDMTRNYVELVQADIKASHEKASPLSNIFIRKDVVRKI
- a CDS encoding recombinase family protein; this translates as MNIAYIRVSTVEQNTGRQHEALKAHNIEKVFEEKVSGKDTNRPQLKAMLEFARQSDTIYIESISRLARNTLDFLKIVEQLTAKSVSLISLKENINTSTPQGKFMLSVFAALSQLERDTIKQRQREGIDLALKEGRAYGRPKINISDKFKEVYKRWKAKEITAVEAMKLTGTKKNTFYNHVKEIEQA